A section of the Kribbella sp. HUAS MG21 genome encodes:
- a CDS encoding SAM-dependent methyltransferase: MDWQAWHQRYDDPGSDLSRRLDAVKTQVRAALDRAPDGPVRVISLCAGQGRDLLDVLEDHPRRADVRARLVELDPELAAAARERAPAEVEVITGDASLTDQYDGMVPAELVLLCGIFGNITAADIRRTVAASRQFCATGGTVIWTRHREEPDLVPEICGWFEDGGFERVWVSEKDAGFGVAVHRFTGVPEPLVRGRQLFSFVPGGV, translated from the coding sequence ATGGATTGGCAGGCATGGCATCAGCGGTACGACGATCCCGGCTCCGACCTCTCCCGCCGCCTCGACGCGGTGAAGACGCAGGTACGCGCGGCCTTGGACCGCGCGCCGGACGGTCCGGTACGGGTGATCAGCCTGTGTGCGGGGCAGGGGCGCGACCTGCTCGACGTACTCGAGGACCATCCGCGGCGGGCGGACGTGCGGGCACGCCTGGTCGAGCTGGATCCCGAGCTCGCCGCAGCCGCGCGGGAGCGGGCGCCGGCCGAGGTCGAGGTGATCACCGGGGACGCGTCGCTGACGGATCAGTACGACGGGATGGTGCCGGCGGAGCTGGTGCTGTTGTGCGGGATCTTCGGGAACATCACGGCCGCGGACATCCGGCGGACGGTAGCGGCGAGCCGGCAGTTCTGCGCCACCGGCGGCACGGTGATCTGGACCCGGCACCGTGAGGAGCCGGACCTGGTGCCGGAGATCTGCGGGTGGTTCGAGGACGGCGGCTTCGAGCGGGTGTGGGTGTCGGAGAAGGACGCGGGCTTCGGCGTGGCCGTGCACCGGTTCACCGGCGTCCCCGAGCCGCTGGTGAGAGGCCGGCAGCTGTTCAGTTTCGTGCCGGGCGGAGTATGA
- a CDS encoding diiron oxygenase produces the protein MDRTAERLLGSAERLSRDPETEIDWDAPVGDGYGMSPEWSTLYGTPYWDELTEAQQRELTRHEAASVATTGIWFELILQQLILRDVYDKPARSAEFQWALTEIADECRHSIMFARATERMVEPAYRPPLLARELGRAFKAIASGESAYAAILVAEEVLDVMQRDWMRDRRVEPLVRTVNHIHVVEESRHMVFAREETRERLAGAGRGRRWVSALVIAIAADMIVSSMVGRQVYANVGLDADRAVREARHNEHHRSLLRTSCANLMDFLGSVGLLTPAAARVYRRTGLL, from the coding sequence GTGGACCGGACTGCTGAGCGGTTGCTGGGGTCGGCGGAGCGGTTGTCGCGGGACCCGGAGACCGAGATCGACTGGGACGCGCCGGTCGGCGACGGGTACGGGATGTCGCCGGAGTGGAGCACGCTCTACGGGACGCCGTACTGGGACGAGCTCACCGAGGCGCAGCAGCGGGAGCTCACCCGGCACGAGGCCGCCTCGGTGGCGACGACCGGGATCTGGTTCGAGCTGATCCTGCAGCAGCTGATCCTGCGCGACGTGTACGACAAGCCGGCCCGGAGCGCGGAGTTCCAGTGGGCGCTGACCGAGATCGCCGACGAGTGCCGGCACTCGATCATGTTCGCCCGCGCGACCGAGCGGATGGTGGAGCCGGCGTACCGGCCGCCGCTGCTGGCCCGCGAGCTCGGCCGCGCGTTCAAGGCGATCGCGTCCGGGGAGTCGGCGTACGCCGCGATCCTGGTGGCCGAAGAGGTGCTGGACGTGATGCAGCGCGACTGGATGCGGGACCGCCGGGTCGAGCCGCTGGTCCGGACCGTGAACCACATCCACGTGGTCGAGGAGTCGCGGCACATGGTGTTCGCCCGCGAGGAGACCCGGGAGCGGCTTGCCGGTGCCGGGCGCGGCCGCCGCTGGGTCAGCGCGCTGGTGATCGCGATCGCCGCGGACATGATCGTGTCGAGCATGGTCGGCCGGCAGGTCTACGCGAACGTCGGCCTGGACGCCGATCGTGCGGTCCGCGAGGCGCGGCACAACGAGCACCACCGGTCGCTGCTGCGGACCAGCTGCGCGAACCTGATGGACTTCCTCGGGTCGGTCGGGCTGCTGACGCCCGCCGCGGCCCGGGTGTACCGGCGGACCGGCCTGTTGTGA
- a CDS encoding nuclear transport factor 2 family protein, whose amino-acid sequence MTTQNAVSEVEIRERIDVLLDGVRNGDLGALKTIFAPNLVSFDIEPPLRHLGAQQKWANWEKVFSVYQVPLGYEVRDLTVLVDGNLAVTYAVNRISGTLATGATAGMWVRWTAAWQRVDGEWLIVHDQVSVPMHFPDGRAATDLTP is encoded by the coding sequence ATGACGACACAGAACGCAGTCTCCGAAGTCGAGATCCGGGAACGCATCGATGTCTTGCTGGACGGGGTCCGGAACGGTGACCTCGGTGCGTTGAAGACGATCTTCGCGCCGAACCTGGTCTCGTTCGACATCGAGCCGCCGCTGCGGCACCTCGGCGCCCAGCAGAAGTGGGCGAACTGGGAGAAGGTCTTCAGCGTGTACCAGGTGCCGCTCGGGTACGAGGTCCGCGACCTGACCGTGCTGGTCGACGGCAATCTGGCGGTGACGTACGCCGTGAACCGGATCAGCGGGACGCTCGCGACCGGGGCGACGGCGGGCATGTGGGTGCGCTGGACGGCGGCCTGGCAGCGGGTTGACGGCGAGTGGCTGATCGTGCACGACCAGGTCTCGGTCCCCATGCACTTCCCCGACGGCCGCGCCGCCACTGACCTCACGCCCTGA
- a CDS encoding MFS transporter: protein MRMWPLYAAGFTTAFGAHAVAANLGGSSEDAVASLLTLGVLLALYDGAEVVLKPVFGALADRIGARPVLLLGLIGFAAASSAYVIVDRPGWLWVARLGQGAAASAFSPAASALVARLNPSAKHGRAFGSYGFYKSIGYTAGPLLGGALVWLGGFRLLFGVMAVLAAGVAVSALVVVPAVPPLPRKRQTVIDLARRITDPVFLRPTLALAAATAALSVGVGFLPVTGASDGLGTIATGAAVSLLAATAAIVQPRTGRALDAGKLTTRAGIAAGLGLATAGFVCAALPGVAFLLIAAALIGAGTGVITPLGFAALAASTPPERLGQTMGTAELGRELGDAGGPLLVAGIASIAVLDVGYLALAALLALCLLILRPARN from the coding sequence ATGAGGATGTGGCCGCTCTACGCGGCCGGGTTCACGACCGCGTTCGGTGCGCATGCGGTGGCGGCGAATCTCGGAGGGTCCTCGGAGGATGCGGTCGCCTCGCTACTCACCCTCGGCGTGCTGCTCGCGCTGTACGACGGCGCGGAGGTGGTGCTGAAACCGGTGTTCGGGGCGCTCGCGGACCGGATCGGGGCGCGTCCGGTGTTGCTGCTCGGCCTGATCGGGTTCGCTGCTGCATCCAGCGCTTACGTGATCGTGGATCGGCCGGGATGGTTGTGGGTCGCCCGCCTCGGTCAGGGGGCGGCGGCCTCCGCCTTCTCCCCCGCCGCATCGGCACTCGTAGCCCGCTTGAACCCGTCGGCGAAGCACGGACGGGCGTTCGGCAGCTATGGCTTCTACAAGAGCATCGGCTACACGGCCGGTCCGCTGCTCGGTGGCGCGTTGGTCTGGCTCGGCGGGTTCCGGCTGTTGTTCGGGGTGATGGCCGTGCTGGCGGCGGGGGTCGCGGTCTCGGCGTTGGTCGTCGTACCGGCGGTGCCGCCGCTCCCCCGGAAACGGCAGACGGTGATCGACCTGGCGCGAAGGATCACCGATCCGGTGTTCCTGCGTCCGACCCTCGCGCTGGCCGCGGCCACGGCCGCGTTGTCGGTCGGGGTCGGATTCCTGCCGGTCACCGGCGCCTCGGACGGGCTCGGGACGATCGCCACCGGCGCCGCCGTTTCGTTGCTCGCCGCAACGGCCGCGATCGTGCAGCCGCGCACCGGCCGGGCGCTGGACGCCGGCAAGTTGACCACCAGAGCAGGAATCGCGGCCGGGCTGGGCCTGGCGACCGCCGGTTTCGTCTGCGCCGCCCTGCCCGGCGTCGCGTTCCTGCTGATCGCCGCGGCGCTCATCGGCGCCGGCACCGGTGTGATCACGCCACTCGGCTTCGCGGCACTCGCCGCGAGCACGCCGCCCGAGCGCCTGGGCCAGACGATGGGCACCGCCGAGCTGGGCCGCGAACTCGGCGACGCCGGCGGGCCCCTCCTCGTCGCAGGCATCGCGTCGATCGCCGTCCTGGACGTCGGCTACCTCGCGCTCGCGGCCCTGCTGGCCCTGTGCCTGCTCATACTCCGCCCGGCACGAAACTGA
- a CDS encoding methyltransferase domain-containing protein, which translates to MRRPVFARMYARVRPALDDQGAAEHRRRLLTGAAGRVVEVGAGDGGNFAHYPPAVESVLAVEPEPFLRAQAERQAASAPVAVEVVEGTADRLPAPDATADVVVVSLVLCSVPDQAAALAEARRVLRPGGELRFYEHVAADGGRLATVQRVVDATLWPLFAGGCHTHRDTVGAISAAGFTVEELDRFEFPPGRSTPASPHVLGRARLRA; encoded by the coding sequence ATGAGACGGCCGGTATTCGCGCGGATGTACGCCCGGGTGCGCCCGGCGCTCGACGACCAAGGGGCGGCGGAGCACCGCCGGCGGCTGCTGACCGGCGCGGCGGGCCGCGTGGTCGAGGTCGGAGCCGGGGACGGCGGGAACTTCGCGCATTACCCGCCCGCGGTGGAGAGCGTGCTCGCCGTCGAACCCGAGCCGTTCCTTCGCGCCCAGGCCGAGCGGCAGGCCGCCTCCGCGCCTGTCGCCGTGGAGGTCGTCGAGGGTACGGCGGACCGGCTGCCGGCGCCTGATGCCACCGCGGACGTGGTCGTGGTGTCGCTCGTGCTGTGCTCGGTCCCGGACCAGGCCGCGGCGCTCGCCGAGGCTCGACGAGTACTGCGGCCCGGTGGCGAGCTGCGGTTCTACGAGCACGTGGCCGCGGACGGCGGGCGACTCGCGACGGTGCAGCGAGTCGTCGATGCGACGCTCTGGCCGTTGTTCGCGGGCGGGTGCCATACACACCGGGACACGGTGGGCGCGATCTCCGCGGCGGGCTTCACCGTGGAGGAGCTGGACCGGTTCGAGTTCCCGCCGGGACGGTCGACGCCGGCCAGCCCGCACGTACTCGGCCGCGCCCGGCTCCGCGCATGA
- a CDS encoding YciI family protein: protein MKYVLMFIETEEFAKEFADLAPGEREEAFRRVYQWFDDHRDKITNRGSKLQGAETATTVRLDGGRVLTTDGPFIEGKEVVSGFTEIDVEDLDEALRMVKNWPGCPVVEIRPVDEV from the coding sequence GTGAAGTACGTGCTGATGTTCATCGAGACCGAGGAGTTCGCCAAGGAGTTCGCGGACCTGGCGCCCGGCGAGCGGGAGGAGGCGTTCCGGCGGGTGTACCAGTGGTTCGACGACCACCGGGACAAGATCACCAACCGCGGGAGCAAGTTGCAGGGCGCGGAGACCGCGACCACGGTCCGGCTCGACGGCGGCCGGGTGCTGACCACCGACGGGCCGTTCATCGAGGGCAAGGAGGTCGTGTCCGGGTTCACCGAGATCGACGTCGAGGACCTCGACGAGGCGCTGCGGATGGTGAAGAACTGGCCGGGCTGCCCGGTCGTCGAGATCCGGCCGGTCGACGAGGTGTGA
- a CDS encoding DUF6596 domain-containing protein, translating into MSTQDELARVVRDHAGRLAGALVSLLGDFSAAEDVVQDAVEIALKRWPVEGIPERPDAWLFTVAKRRGLDVLRRQQNHRAKLAELELPVRPPPDDRLRLVFTCCHPALAREAQVALTLRVVCGLTTAQIAAAFLASESAVGQRITRAKRKITDAGIPYRIPRDDELPERLTEVLTVIYLLFNEGYLSSTAERAHSRDLVDDAEWLTALLHGLLPNEPEVAGLLALIRLHRARTAARFTPAGDLVLLEDQDRTLWDHAAIADATALLTRTARRHRAPGPYQLQAAIAACHSEAPTWSETDWPQILVLYDLLIALEPSPVTSLHRSIALAYVRGPADALAELDALAGDLDTYPLFHATRAQFLRDLDRPAEARTADERAARLTANPAQLGLLQERLAN; encoded by the coding sequence GTGAGCACCCAGGACGAGCTCGCCCGCGTGGTGCGTGACCACGCGGGCCGGCTGGCCGGTGCGCTGGTGTCGCTGCTCGGCGACTTCAGCGCCGCCGAGGACGTGGTCCAGGACGCGGTCGAGATCGCGCTGAAGCGGTGGCCGGTCGAGGGCATCCCGGAGCGCCCCGACGCGTGGCTGTTCACGGTCGCAAAGCGTCGCGGTCTCGACGTACTGCGGCGGCAGCAGAACCACCGCGCCAAGCTCGCCGAGCTGGAGCTCCCGGTGCGGCCGCCGCCGGACGACCGGCTGCGGCTGGTCTTCACCTGCTGCCACCCGGCGCTGGCGCGCGAGGCCCAGGTGGCGCTGACGTTGCGTGTGGTCTGCGGCCTGACGACCGCGCAGATCGCGGCCGCCTTCCTGGCCTCGGAGTCCGCGGTCGGGCAGCGGATCACCCGGGCGAAGCGCAAGATCACCGACGCGGGCATCCCGTACCGGATCCCGCGCGACGACGAGCTGCCCGAGCGCCTGACCGAAGTACTGACCGTCATCTACCTGCTCTTCAACGAGGGCTACCTGTCCAGTACGGCGGAACGCGCGCACTCCCGCGATCTCGTCGACGACGCGGAATGGCTGACCGCCCTACTCCACGGACTGCTCCCGAACGAGCCCGAGGTCGCGGGCCTGCTCGCCCTGATCCGGCTGCATCGCGCGCGGACGGCGGCCCGGTTCACGCCGGCCGGCGACCTGGTGCTGCTCGAGGACCAGGACCGCACGCTCTGGGACCACGCTGCGATCGCCGACGCGACCGCGCTGCTCACCAGGACGGCGCGCCGCCATCGCGCGCCCGGTCCGTACCAGCTGCAGGCCGCGATCGCCGCCTGCCACAGCGAGGCGCCGACCTGGTCCGAGACCGACTGGCCGCAGATCCTCGTCCTTTACGACCTGCTCATCGCCTTGGAGCCGAGCCCGGTGACGAGCCTGCACCGCTCGATCGCGCTCGCCTACGTCCGCGGTCCGGCCGACGCCCTCGCGGAGCTCGACGCGCTGGCCGGGGACCTCGACACCTACCCGCTGTTCCATGCGACCCGCGCCCAGTTCCTCCGCGATCTCGACCGCCCGGCCGAGGCCCGCACCGCCGACGAGCGCGCCGCCCGGCTCACCGCGAACCCGGCCCAACTCGGCCTCCTGCAAGAGCGCCTGGCGAACTAG
- a CDS encoding vitamin K epoxide reductase family protein, with product MTDTAQPTTRATLGVIPWATLVVSVAGLAVSAYLTYEHFTAGSTLACPDTGVVNCAKVTSSQYSELFGIPVALLGLAFFVGMTALSVPPMWRTAAHWPGRLRVAGVLTGVVFVCYLIWAELFRINAICLWCTVVHALTLVLFGLVVIRLALVPPAS from the coding sequence GTGACGGACACAGCACAACCCACCACCCGGGCGACGCTCGGTGTGATCCCGTGGGCGACGCTTGTCGTGTCGGTGGCCGGCCTCGCGGTCTCGGCGTACCTGACCTATGAGCACTTCACCGCCGGGTCGACGCTCGCCTGCCCGGACACCGGCGTCGTGAACTGCGCCAAGGTCACCAGCAGCCAGTACTCGGAACTCTTCGGGATCCCCGTCGCGCTGCTCGGCCTCGCGTTCTTCGTCGGCATGACGGCCCTGTCGGTCCCGCCGATGTGGCGTACTGCGGCCCACTGGCCGGGCCGGCTGCGCGTGGCCGGCGTACTGACCGGCGTCGTGTTCGTCTGCTACCTGATCTGGGCGGAACTGTTCCGGATCAACGCGATCTGCCTGTGGTGCACGGTGGTGCACGCGCTGACGCTGGTGCTCTTCGGGCTGGTGGTCATCCGCCTCGCGCTGGTTCCGCCTGCTTCATGA
- a CDS encoding DUF929 family protein has translation MARRVEQKAAARERVAAQLAAQQRAERRRRLLLAVGAVVLVVVIVGGLVTIRLVGGGKETATGPSGTAGTQLVTALSSIPDSTFAAVGTDDVKAAPSAITAPALTAGGKPKVLYIGAEFCPYCAAERWPVAVALSRFGTFSNLGTTHSAAEDVFPNTPTLSFHGAKYTSQYLSFTGVETTTNEPSGNGYKPLDTPTAEDQKTFDTYNQPPYVESGGSIPFIDLGGKYVGSGATYSPEVLAGKTQAQIADALKDPASAIAKAVDGSANVYTAALCKLTNNQPAKVCSTGAVTAAASKLGAAKG, from the coding sequence ATGGCAAGGCGGGTCGAACAGAAGGCTGCCGCGCGGGAGCGGGTCGCGGCGCAGCTGGCCGCGCAGCAGCGGGCAGAGCGGCGCCGGCGGCTGCTGCTCGCGGTCGGTGCGGTCGTTCTGGTCGTCGTGATCGTCGGCGGGCTCGTCACGATCCGGCTGGTCGGCGGCGGCAAGGAGACCGCGACCGGACCGTCCGGCACCGCCGGCACGCAACTCGTCACGGCGCTGTCCTCGATCCCGGATTCGACGTTCGCAGCGGTCGGCACCGACGACGTCAAGGCAGCGCCCTCCGCGATCACCGCCCCGGCGCTCACCGCCGGCGGCAAGCCCAAGGTGCTCTACATCGGCGCCGAGTTCTGTCCGTACTGCGCGGCGGAGCGCTGGCCGGTCGCGGTCGCGCTGTCGCGGTTCGGGACCTTCAGCAATCTCGGCACCACGCACTCGGCCGCCGAGGACGTCTTCCCGAACACGCCGACGCTGTCCTTCCACGGCGCGAAGTACACGAGTCAATACCTGAGCTTCACCGGCGTCGAGACCACAACCAACGAGCCGTCCGGGAACGGGTACAAGCCGCTCGACACCCCGACGGCCGAGGACCAGAAGACGTTCGACACCTACAACCAGCCGCCGTACGTCGAGAGCGGCGGGTCGATCCCGTTCATCGATCTTGGCGGCAAGTACGTCGGCTCCGGGGCGACGTACAGCCCGGAGGTGCTGGCCGGGAAGACCCAGGCGCAGATCGCCGACGCCCTCAAGGACCCGGCGAGCGCGATCGCCAAGGCCGTCGACGGCTCAGCGAACGTCTACACCGCGGCGCTCTGCAAGCTCACGAACAACCAGCCCGCGAAGGTGTGCTCCACCGGCGCGGTGACCGCCGCGGCGTCCAAGCTCGGCGCCGCGAAGGGCTGA
- the sigJ gene encoding RNA polymerase sigma factor SigJ — MSEPGLSVIMNERRQLINLAYRLLGSLADAEDVVQETYARWYAMTPAEQQAIDNPAAWLTKVASRICLDLLRSARARRERYVGEWIPEPLPENTDDGPGAADPADRVTLDESVNMAFLVVLDAMTPAERVAFILHDVFRYPFPEVAEIVGRTPAACRQLASSARRRIQNAQAPTPPSARRAELVRQFKAAWEATDIPAIVSLLDPEVTATADGGGLVSAALEPVHGGVNVAQYFADLPVLRHGRTLVERTVNGQPGLVIEFEGVIETVLAFDFGGDQITNIWAIRNPEKLHPWTR, encoded by the coding sequence ATGAGCGAGCCCGGGCTGAGCGTGATCATGAACGAGCGCCGTCAGCTGATCAACCTGGCCTACCGGCTGCTCGGGTCGCTGGCCGACGCCGAGGACGTCGTCCAGGAGACGTACGCGCGCTGGTACGCGATGACCCCGGCCGAGCAGCAGGCGATCGACAACCCGGCGGCGTGGCTCACCAAGGTCGCCAGCCGGATCTGCCTCGACCTGCTGCGCTCCGCCCGGGCCCGGCGGGAGCGGTACGTCGGCGAGTGGATCCCGGAGCCGCTGCCGGAGAACACCGACGACGGGCCGGGCGCGGCCGACCCCGCCGACCGGGTCACGCTCGACGAGTCGGTGAACATGGCGTTCCTCGTCGTTCTCGACGCGATGACGCCGGCCGAACGCGTCGCGTTCATCCTGCACGACGTGTTCCGGTACCCGTTCCCCGAGGTCGCGGAGATCGTCGGCCGGACGCCGGCGGCCTGCCGCCAGCTCGCCTCGTCGGCACGCCGCCGGATCCAGAACGCGCAGGCGCCGACCCCGCCGTCGGCGCGCCGCGCGGAGCTGGTCCGGCAGTTCAAGGCGGCCTGGGAGGCGACCGACATCCCGGCGATCGTCAGCCTCCTCGACCCCGAGGTGACCGCGACCGCGGACGGCGGCGGGCTGGTCTCGGCCGCGCTGGAGCCGGTCCACGGCGGCGTCAACGTCGCGCAGTACTTCGCCGACCTGCCGGTACTGCGGCACGGCCGGACGCTGGTGGAGCGGACCGTCAACGGTCAGCCCGGTCTGGTCATCGAGTTCGAGGGCGTCATCGAGACCGTGCTCGCGTTCGACTTCGGCGGCGACCAGATCACGAACATCTGGGCGATCAGGAACCCGGAGAAGCTGCACCCCTGGACGCGCTGA
- a CDS encoding FAD-dependent oxidoreductase has translation MTFVITGECCSDASCVAVCPMNSIHPSPGEPGFGTGASLFIDPRTCIDCGACADICPVDAAQPAEEAAPEDVERNAAYFAEREALEATDLDSWEPPTYELRGGGPRRVLVVGAGPAGMYATRELLLRTTAEITLVDRSEQLGGLVRFGVAPDHPNTKQIIGSFERIVRHPRVRWRPGTEASALPDGYDAVVHAVGARRSRRLGIPGEEAACTAEDFVAWCNGRPGAELPVELVGPRAVVVGNGNVALDLARLLLSDQLAAVSPAVRRTLAAGGIKQVVLLGRRGPDEAAYTRPALEELLAVAGDRVELRYHARPTAWTSEGLTLDTGETIAAGNLFTAIGFEGQRVDGLPFDAERGIVPNVRGAVVDRPGHYVAGWIKRGARGGIGVNKACAQETVATLVSASRGAASPGS, from the coding sequence ATGACGTTCGTGATCACGGGGGAGTGCTGTTCGGACGCGAGCTGTGTCGCGGTCTGCCCGATGAACAGCATCCACCCGTCACCCGGCGAACCCGGTTTCGGCACCGGCGCGAGCCTGTTCATCGACCCGCGCACCTGTATCGACTGCGGCGCCTGCGCGGATATCTGCCCGGTCGACGCGGCCCAGCCCGCCGAGGAGGCGGCTCCCGAGGATGTCGAGCGGAACGCGGCGTACTTCGCGGAGCGGGAAGCGCTCGAGGCGACGGACCTCGACAGCTGGGAGCCGCCGACGTACGAGCTCCGGGGCGGCGGGCCGCGGCGGGTGCTGGTCGTCGGAGCGGGGCCGGCCGGGATGTACGCCACCCGCGAGTTGTTGCTGCGGACCACGGCCGAGATCACGCTCGTCGACCGCAGCGAACAGCTCGGCGGGCTGGTGCGGTTCGGCGTCGCGCCGGACCATCCGAACACCAAGCAGATCATCGGTTCCTTCGAGCGGATCGTGCGGCATCCGCGGGTGCGCTGGCGGCCCGGCACCGAGGCCTCCGCACTCCCGGACGGGTACGACGCGGTGGTGCACGCGGTCGGCGCGCGCCGCAGCCGGCGGCTCGGGATCCCCGGCGAGGAGGCGGCCTGCACCGCCGAGGACTTCGTTGCCTGGTGCAACGGACGACCGGGCGCCGAGCTGCCGGTCGAGCTGGTCGGCCCGCGGGCCGTGGTGGTGGGCAACGGCAACGTCGCCCTCGACCTCGCCCGGCTCCTGCTGAGCGACCAGCTGGCTGCCGTGTCGCCGGCGGTACGTCGTACGCTCGCGGCCGGCGGGATCAAGCAGGTCGTGCTGCTCGGCCGCCGCGGCCCGGACGAGGCGGCGTACACCCGACCGGCGCTCGAGGAACTGCTCGCGGTCGCCGGGGACCGGGTCGAACTGCGCTACCACGCGCGGCCGACGGCCTGGACGTCCGAAGGCCTGACCCTCGACACCGGCGAGACGATCGCGGCGGGCAACCTGTTCACCGCGATCGGGTTCGAGGGGCAGCGGGTCGACGGCCTGCCGTTCGACGCCGAGCGCGGGATCGTGCCGAACGTCCGCGGCGCCGTCGTCGACCGGCCCGGTCACTACGTGGCGGGCTGGATCAAACGCGGCGCGCGCGGCGGTATCGGGGTGAACAAGGCCTGCGCCCAGGAGACCGTGGCGACGCTGGTCAGCGCGTCCAGGGGTGCAGCTTCTCCGGGTTCCTGA
- a CDS encoding Chromate resistance protein ChrB has product MTDRWLVLVVRVPAEPSRHRVAVWRELRKAGALSLGQGVWAVPELPVFEAAVRRTTELVERAEGEATVLAAAGREAADGARLRALYDEARRADWAEYLRDSGKFEDEIAKEIRIGKFTLAELEEEEQSLERLRRWHRDLTSRDVFGTPESEQATARLKVCVARCEEYAELVFRALHQLPGDER; this is encoded by the coding sequence GTGACAGATCGCTGGCTGGTTCTGGTGGTGCGCGTCCCGGCGGAGCCCTCGCGGCACCGGGTCGCCGTCTGGCGCGAGCTGCGCAAGGCCGGCGCCCTGTCGCTCGGCCAAGGTGTGTGGGCCGTCCCGGAGCTCCCCGTCTTCGAAGCCGCGGTACGGCGGACGACCGAGCTCGTGGAGCGTGCCGAAGGCGAGGCCACGGTGCTCGCGGCGGCCGGTCGGGAGGCTGCTGACGGTGCGCGGCTGCGTGCTTTGTACGACGAGGCGCGGCGGGCCGACTGGGCGGAGTACCTCAGGGACTCCGGGAAGTTCGAGGACGAGATCGCCAAGGAGATCCGGATCGGGAAGTTCACGCTGGCCGAGCTCGAGGAGGAGGAGCAGAGCCTCGAACGCCTCCGCCGCTGGCACCGCGACCTCACCAGCCGCGACGTGTTCGGTACGCCGGAGTCCGAGCAGGCCACCGCCCGGCTGAAGGTCTGCGTCGCGCGCTGCGAGGAGTACGCCGAACTCGTGTTCCGCGCGCTGCACCAGCTTCCGGGCGACGAACGATGA
- a CDS encoding VOC family protein, with protein MPTTVNAIDIVVSDLGAAIEFYRRLGLEFERDQYMPDDHAGCDLPNGLHLMLDTEDLRGKVTAHWTPPKLSRAFLTFEYDSPAAVDATYAELLAAGVTGLQEPYDAPWGMRYATVADPSGNGVDLYATLPAS; from the coding sequence GTGCCCACCACCGTGAACGCCATCGACATCGTCGTGTCCGACCTCGGCGCGGCGATCGAGTTCTACCGCCGCCTCGGACTCGAGTTCGAGCGCGACCAGTACATGCCGGACGACCACGCCGGCTGCGACCTGCCGAACGGGCTGCACCTGATGCTCGACACCGAGGACCTGCGCGGCAAGGTCACCGCGCACTGGACGCCGCCGAAACTGAGCCGGGCGTTCCTCACGTTCGAGTACGACAGCCCGGCCGCCGTCGACGCGACGTACGCCGAACTCCTCGCCGCCGGCGTGACCGGCCTGCAGGAGCCGTACGACGCGCCGTGGGGGATGCGCTACGCGACAGTGGCGGATCCGTCCGGGAACGGCGTCGATCTCTACGCCACCCTGCCCGCGTCCTGA